Genomic DNA from Paenibacillus donghaensis:
AACCACAGTGCAGATGCGTTCAATTTCATCCGCCGTAGGTTTTCTTAAATAGCCATTTTTATGTAAGAGCCAAAGAATAGTAATAAATGGACTAAATCCTGATAATAAATGGTTACGTTCGTTATCATCCACAAATGTTGGTGTTTCTTTACTCATTGTACTAATGTATTGATTGAATGTTTTTTCTATTTCTTTTTTATTTAATATTTCATCCGAACATGCTTGCAATATGCGATTAACGGCTTGCATCTGTGTTTCAGTAAGATATGGGATTAATATTTTAAGATATTTGTCTGAATGTGAAACATAGCCTTTTCTTATGAGATTAGAGATGATTTCTTTGTCATAGCTATTCGGGACTTCACCATTCACGATAATCTCATGCACTCGCTTTAGTTGAGAGAGTTCAGTGGGACCAAAATGGCGATGACCTCCCAAGAATCCCAGATCAAACTGTAGTGCATGCATTTTATCGGCAACTGGCAGTTTTATTCCGTTACCCCCTCCCTGCAAACAAAATTCACGAAGCTCCGCTGAAATATCGGGAGCGTCTTCAAGAATATCGCTCATACGAACACTTGCACATGCCCAATGCTTGCTTCCGTCTTTACGCTTCGGAGAAGCGTGCTGAAGACCTTTAGCCTGTATAATATCACTGTCTATTTTCTGAATCGTTCGTAATATCACAATAGGCATAAATTGCCACATCAAGAAATCATCATCAAAATCAGTAAAATTAAAAACAGTTGATTTGATTCTCTTCAACGCTACCGCGGTAATCTGATAGAACTGTTCTGCCATTGGCAATGTGTTTTCAAGGTGAAATCTTCTTTCGGTTATTTGATATCTAGCATCAGGAATAAAAAAATTTGTCTGATACTTGCTTTTGTACACTATTTTCAAATAATCCAGATAAAGCAGCTTATCTATTTT
This window encodes:
- a CDS encoding RNA polymerase sigma factor; translated protein: MDFTETLIKEYAKRIFGFAYLKTNDYHNAEDLSQEIIVALCDGTIADKSIENMDAYIYRICCYSWSKYLRKSKPGWEALNNASAFEYMESDDNIEEGLIQKELSEKLRQEIMYLSKTKRDITVMYYYENKSGKEISNILSIPASTVRWHLSQAKMDLKERIKMTTENGIYKPVRLCTGRNGWGENDDPCGLHSDVLMQNICWICHGKALSLEEIARTLGVAAVYLEDKIDKLLYLDYLKIVYKSKYQTNFFIPDARYQITERRFHLENTLPMAEQFYQITAVALKRIKSTVFNFTDFDDDFLMWQFMPIVILRTIQKIDSDIIQAKGLQHASPKRKDGSKHWACASVRMSDILEDAPDISAELREFCLQGGGNGIKLPVADKMHALQFDLGFLGGHRHFGPTELSQLKRVHEIIVNGEVPNSYDKEIISNLIRKGYVSHSDKYLKILIPYLTETQMQAVNRILQACSDEILNKKEIEKTFNQYISTMSKETPTFVDDNERNHLLSGFSPFITILWLLHKNGYLRKPTADEIERICTVVWEA